The candidate division KSB1 bacterium region GAGACGGGGTCCGGCACCAGGATAGAAAGTGAGGCCAATTCCTGCAGCGCGGCGTCAACCGACTCCGGGCTGTCCTCGCCAATCACGTCGTAGCTCAGCCCGCCGGTCGAGGGATTGTCTTCCTGCTGATTCGAACAGCCCCAGCCGACAAATACCAAGGCTGCCAAGCTGATAACCAAGAACGTCCGCATATCTCCTCCTTGTCGATGCTCTTGCGAAAGCGATTACCGGATAATCTACTGCATCCGGTGCGAAAATGCAATGCAAAACTCCATCCAGAATCACCCTGCTCGCGGTGTTAAGCGTTCATGTCCGACCAGCGCTTCGCCATCCGCGAGAAGATGATCAGAGCGATCACCGCCGCAACACCAATCACGGCAAAGGGAATCCAGACGGCATACTGCGGCGAATAGGTGTCCCACAAGAGCTGAGTCGTTTGCACAGCATCCTTGCCGATCAGCTCTTGCAGCTTGGCGAAAGCTTGCGTCCGCTCCACGCCTAGCACGCTCGACAAGGTGTCAACGTCTCCGTTCCAGGACTTGCCTTCACCGAACGGAGTGTGCTCGAGAATGTACTTCTGAGCCAGTACCGCTTTCTCGCCGAAGTTGCCGTAAAGATATCCGGCGAGTTTTGACCCGACGAAGCCGCCGACACCGACCGGGATGTTCACGTAGCCGAGATAGAGTCCCTTCTTGCCTTCCGGCGCGATCAACCCGAGGTACTCGTTCTTCTTCGGACCGGTGAGCATTTCGCCCGCACTGAAAAAGACCACGCCCAGCAGGAAGACCCAACCGCTGCCGGTAAAGCCCGCGACGAGAATGCCGCAGGTCGCGATCAGCATGCCGATCACCATGGATTCAAGCGTCCGCAAGCGTCGCACGAGCCACGAGACGGGGATCATGCAGATGACGATCAACAATGAATTGAGCGCGAGCATGTTCTGCTGCAGGACCTGCATCCCGCGATCCGTGGCGCGGGACATGAACTCGGGCAAGATGCCGGCCACCCCCGAGCTGTCCACCCAATCGGTGAGAAAATTCGGATGCAGGTCCCAGAGCTGGTACATCATCAGCCAGAAACAGGACATGATGCCCAGCCAGGCGAGCAACCGTGGCTCAAAGATATTCTTGACCGTGCGAATGAAGACGTGGATCGGTCCTTCCGTCTTGTCCGCCTTGGAATCAAAGTCCTTGAACGTGAACAGCATGAAGTAGTTGCAAGCCGTGAACGCGGCTGAGCCGAGAAACACGGCCTTCCAGCCGATCCCGACTTGCAACACCCCGGCGAGGGGATGTGCGATGAACGCGCCGACATTCACGATCCAGTAAAAGATGCCCCAGCCAACGGACGAGTTGGTCTTGTTCAGATTTTGCGCGAGCGAGCCTTGAAGTCCCGGCTTGAAGAATGCGGTTCCGGTGGCAAGAATCAGCACGCCGCCGAAAAAGCCCCAGAACGTGCGCAAGTAGGCCATGGTTACGAATCCAAGAATGTTCATCGTCACGGAAAAGAAGATCGTCTTCTTGTAGCCGTAACGGTCAGCGTAACCGCCGGTGAACATCGGCAGCACCGATTGGAAGACAAACCACCAGGCGAAGATCGTGCCCTTGTCGGCGGCGGTGAAATGCAAGCCGCCGGGATCGTCGGCCTGCATGATGTACACCGCGACCACGCTGCGCACCGTGAAATAGGCGAGACGCTCGAACATCTCGATGATGCAGAGCATCCAGTAGCCTGAGCGAAAGCCGGCCAGCGTGCGGCCCGCGAGAGTTTCAGTTCCGGTCATTGTGGAAGATTCGGAAAATCGGAGAGGTGGATATTCGGAAAGAGTGAAGGCGATTCCGGCGGGGTCTGGAGACCCCGCTCGGGGGGCCGGGGGCCGGAGACCGCGGTCGGGTTGGCGCAGCGGTTCCGGGCGGGTAACGCGCGTGTCAAGATCAGAGGTGCTGTCAGTCTCAGAGCGCTAACCCGCCTCGGCGATGCAGGCTCGCGCGGGCTCAGCCGCGAAACGACCACTCGCCGGTTTGGTCGGAGAGCTCGTACTGCGATTCGTATCGCTTGCCGTTCTTGGAAATATGATCTACGGCTTCGAGCAGCACCTGAAATTCCTCTTCGCTGACGGTGGGGGAGAAGCCGATGCGGACCCAGCCGGGTTTCTCGCCAATGTGGCCTTCGTCGAGACGGCACCGGATTTCGGAAGAGTGTTGCTCGTCGATGTGGAGCAACAAGTGACCATACGGTCCGGCGCACATGCAACCGCCGCGGACCTGAATTCCGTATAGATCGTTAAAGAGCGTGGCCGCGAGATTGTGGTGAAGGCCCTGGAAGATCAAGGAAACCACACCCAGCCGTTTGGATTCGAGATTACCGAGCACGATTAGATTTTCATTGGGCAGCCACTGCCGCAACGCGCGCCGCAGATAATCCTGCTCGATGCGTTCGATCCGCTCGGCGCCGATGGCCGCCTTGAGATCAAAGGCGAGTCCGGCCTGAATCGACTGCAGAATCGGCGGCGTGCCGCCGGTCTCGCGATGCTCGATGGATGCGAGATAACGGTGATCCCACGGCGACGTGTAAAGCACGGTGCCGCCGCCCGGCTCCGCGGGAACACGATTGGTGAAGAGCTTGCGATTGGCGACGAGCAGACCCGGTGTGCGCGGGCCGCCGAGGAATTTGTGCACGGAAAAGAAGATCGCGTCAAAATAGCCGTCCGGATCCGCCAGCGGATGCATGTCAACATCCACGTACGGACCGGCGGCGGCGAAATCAAAGAAGGCCAGCGCGCTATGCTGATGCAGCACGCGGGCCAGGCCGTGGCAGTCATTGAGGATGCCCGTAACATTCGAGGCCGCGCTGAACGTGCCGATCTTCCACGGGTGATCGCGGTAGCGTTCCAGTTTCGCATCGAGGTCGCCGACACTGATGCAGCCGTGCTCGTCAAAATCGATGTACACCGTATCGCCGATGGTCTCGCGCCAGGCGATGTCATTTGAGTGGTGCTCCATCAGGGAGCGGAAGATCACCGGTCGATCCGTGGCGGGAATCCGGTCCGTCCACTGATAGCGCTCGTCAAGCTGATCGGGAACCCGAATGCCGAGCACGCGAATCATGCGGTTGATCGCACCCGTCGAGCCGCTCCCGACCGGAATCAGCACATCGTCCGCCGACGCGTGAAGATAGCCGGCGATGCGGGAGAAGGCGTTGTGATAGTACTCCGTCATCAGCCGCCCGCCGTAGGTGGACTCCGTGTGCGTATTCGCCATGTACGGCAAGACGCGCTCGTTCAGCTCGTCCTCGACATCGAGATGGCAGCGGCCGGAGGCGATGAAATCGAAGTAACGCAATGGACGCGGACCGAACGGTGTGGGGATTTCCACGTTGCTGCCGATTACGCGCTCGCGGATGTATTGCATGAACAGCGCTTCGCGGCGCGAGCTTGAGGTCTGGACAGCGGCGCGCGGAGTGCGGGAACTCACGTTTACCGTGCGCTGACTGGTGGCGAAGGGCGGAGTGAGCGTTTCGGGAACCACAGTGGGGCTTGACATGTTCACCAATCTATCAATGCGCGGACCATTGTCAAGGGCGGGTCACTGACCAAAAACTTTTTGACCAAACGAAATGGGGTAAAGTCAATAAGGAACAAGCAGCAAGCGGCGAATTTGCCCCGTCGCGATGCGGTGATTTGGGGGGCATTCCTTGAGCGTCCCCGGGGTGGGTCAGAAATAGGCATGACAGGATTACTGATGTCAATGGCAATATAATGCTAAAGACGGCCCATGTCAAGAGGAATGTTTATTATTATGCACGCAAACATTGAACATAGAGATATCGAGAGGCGGCGGACGATGTCCCGATTCCGGCCGGATTGCGAAGACTTAACCCGGCTCGGCGGCTAAGGCTGGATTTGTGAATCCCGATTCCGGCCGGGTTGCGAAGACTTAACCCGGCTCGGCGGCCAACGCACATAGGACTATTGAGAGGCAAAGAGGGGAGTATCCTGACCCTCCCTCTATCCGGTTTCGGTGGGGGTCGGCACTTGACCGGACAGACCGGTATTGCCGCGATCTTCCGCCGGGGCACTTGGAGACGCACGGCCGCACGGCGGTTGCACTTGGGAGGCAAAAGCAGTATTTTTATACGTTAGGCCGGGGTG contains the following coding sequences:
- a CDS encoding aminotransferase class V-fold PLP-dependent enzyme; its protein translation is MSSPTVVPETLTPPFATSQRTVNVSSRTPRAAVQTSSSRREALFMQYIRERVIGSNVEIPTPFGPRPLRYFDFIASGRCHLDVEDELNERVLPYMANTHTESTYGGRLMTEYYHNAFSRIAGYLHASADDVLIPVGSGSTGAINRMIRVLGIRVPDQLDERYQWTDRIPATDRPVIFRSLMEHHSNDIAWRETIGDTVYIDFDEHGCISVGDLDAKLERYRDHPWKIGTFSAASNVTGILNDCHGLARVLHQHSALAFFDFAAAGPYVDVDMHPLADPDGYFDAIFFSVHKFLGGPRTPGLLVANRKLFTNRVPAEPGGGTVLYTSPWDHRYLASIEHRETGGTPPILQSIQAGLAFDLKAAIGAERIERIEQDYLRRALRQWLPNENLIVLGNLESKRLGVVSLIFQGLHHNLAATLFNDLYGIQVRGGCMCAGPYGHLLLHIDEQHSSEIRCRLDEGHIGEKPGWVRIGFSPTVSEEEFQVLLEAVDHISKNGKRYESQYELSDQTGEWSFRG
- a CDS encoding MFS transporter, giving the protein MTGTETLAGRTLAGFRSGYWMLCIIEMFERLAYFTVRSVVAVYIMQADDPGGLHFTAADKGTIFAWWFVFQSVLPMFTGGYADRYGYKKTIFFSVTMNILGFVTMAYLRTFWGFFGGVLILATGTAFFKPGLQGSLAQNLNKTNSSVGWGIFYWIVNVGAFIAHPLAGVLQVGIGWKAVFLGSAAFTACNYFMLFTFKDFDSKADKTEGPIHVFIRTVKNIFEPRLLAWLGIMSCFWLMMYQLWDLHPNFLTDWVDSSGVAGILPEFMSRATDRGMQVLQQNMLALNSLLIVICMIPVSWLVRRLRTLESMVIGMLIATCGILVAGFTGSGWVFLLGVVFFSAGEMLTGPKKNEYLGLIAPEGKKGLYLGYVNIPVGVGGFVGSKLAGYLYGNFGEKAVLAQKYILEHTPFGEGKSWNGDVDTLSSVLGVERTQAFAKLQELIGKDAVQTTQLLWDTYSPQYAVWIPFAVIGVAAVIALIIFSRMAKRWSDMNA